Proteins encoded within one genomic window of Guyparkeria hydrothermalis:
- a CDS encoding metal ABC transporter ATP-binding protein has product MSLRLPFGRSEPAAAAPLAELSDKPLAVRGLTVAYGQKPAVFSLDMTIEDGSMTAIIGPNGAGKSTTLKAVLGIVPRLSGVMAVYGQPLAKSRQRIAYVPQRASVDWDFPTRVIDVVLMGLARELGLLRRVSATHRQRAFDCLDRVGMRDFADRQIGQLSGGQQQRVFLARALAQGADLYLLDEPFAGVDAATERAIIDVLKTLKAEGRTVVAVHHDLSTVRDYFDHVMMINVHKVAEGPVAEAFTEDHLQKAYGGRLAANLMDQLQLGGH; this is encoded by the coding sequence ATGAGTCTTCGCCTGCCGTTCGGCCGTAGTGAGCCGGCCGCTGCCGCCCCGCTTGCCGAACTCTCTGACAAGCCACTCGCCGTCCGTGGCCTGACGGTGGCCTACGGGCAGAAGCCGGCGGTGTTCTCGCTCGACATGACCATCGAGGACGGTTCGATGACCGCGATCATCGGGCCGAACGGCGCCGGCAAGTCGACCACGCTCAAGGCCGTGCTGGGCATCGTGCCGCGCTTGTCGGGGGTGATGGCCGTCTACGGTCAGCCGCTGGCGAAAAGTCGTCAGCGCATCGCCTACGTACCGCAGCGTGCCTCGGTCGACTGGGACTTCCCCACCCGCGTGATCGACGTGGTCCTGATGGGACTGGCCCGCGAGCTCGGCCTGCTGCGCCGGGTGAGCGCCACTCATCGCCAGCGGGCGTTCGACTGTCTCGACCGGGTCGGCATGCGCGACTTCGCCGATCGGCAGATCGGCCAGCTCTCCGGCGGTCAGCAGCAGCGGGTGTTTCTCGCCCGCGCGCTGGCCCAGGGCGCCGATCTGTATCTCCTCGATGAGCCGTTCGCCGGCGTGGATGCCGCCACCGAGCGGGCCATCATCGACGTCCTGAAGACCCTCAAGGCCGAGGGGCGCACCGTGGTCGCGGTGCACCACGATCTCTCCACCGTCCGTGACTATTTCGACCACGTGATGATGATCAACGTGCACAAGGTGGCCGAAGGGCCGGTCGCCGAGGCGTTCACCGAGGATCACCTGCAGAAGGCCTACGGCGGGCGGCTGGCCGCCAACCTGATGGACCAGCTCCAACTCGGTGGCCACTGA
- a CDS encoding metal ABC transporter solute-binding protein, Zn/Mn family, with protein sequence MFLATLFLAPVAPAQEPLAVVATTGMIADAAREIGGESVSVKGLMGPGVDPHSYRQTRSDIVALAQADLVLSHGLYLEAQMEEFLHRLSGRQTVVAVAEGLSRDRLLGHTDYENKFDPHVWMAPTLWADVVGAIRDALAEARPEQAEHFGERADAYLEEIEQLSAYAEKATASVPADSRVLLTAHDAFAYFGRAFDFEVIGIQGISTESEAGLRRIRDLVDLLVERDIGAVFVESSVPERNVRALVEGAGARGHEVRVAGTLYSDAMGPVGTYEGTYLGMIDHNVTTIVRALGGEAPEDGMQGRLGEEAR encoded by the coding sequence GTGTTTCTGGCGACTTTGTTCCTGGCACCCGTCGCTCCGGCCCAGGAGCCGCTGGCGGTGGTTGCCACTACCGGGATGATCGCCGACGCGGCCCGCGAAATCGGCGGTGAGTCCGTCAGCGTCAAGGGGCTGATGGGCCCGGGGGTCGATCCGCACAGCTATCGTCAGACGCGCAGCGATATCGTAGCGCTGGCCCAGGCCGACCTGGTGCTCTCGCACGGGCTGTACCTCGAGGCGCAGATGGAGGAATTCCTGCATCGCCTGTCCGGCCGCCAGACGGTGGTCGCGGTGGCCGAGGGATTGTCGCGGGACCGTCTGCTCGGCCACACGGATTACGAGAACAAATTCGACCCGCACGTCTGGATGGCCCCGACCCTGTGGGCCGATGTCGTGGGCGCCATCCGCGATGCCCTGGCCGAGGCCCGGCCCGAGCAGGCCGAGCACTTTGGCGAGCGGGCCGATGCATACCTCGAGGAGATCGAGCAGCTGTCCGCCTACGCCGAGAAGGCGACGGCCAGCGTGCCTGCCGACAGCCGTGTGCTGCTGACCGCTCACGATGCCTTTGCCTACTTCGGTCGGGCCTTCGACTTCGAGGTGATCGGCATCCAGGGTATCTCGACCGAGTCCGAAGCCGGCCTGCGCCGCATTCGCGACCTGGTCGACCTGCTGGTCGAGCGCGACATCGGCGCGGTATTTGTCGAGAGCTCGGTGCCTGAGCGCAATGTCCGCGCCCTGGTCGAGGGCGCCGGCGCCCGCGGTCACGAGGTGCGTGTCGCCGGTACACTCTACTCGGATGCCATGGGCCCGGTGGGCACCTACGAGGGCACCTATCTGGGCATGATCGATCACAACGTCACCACCATCGTTCGCGCCCTCGGCGGTGAAGCACCGGAGGACGGCATGCAGGGCCGACTGGGTGAGGAGGCGCGATGA
- a CDS encoding HPP family protein, producing MNERLGKLIGPGTTAVGLAEIVIAGIAALIGIAAVHTLTSWIAGPQAAIFMVGSMGAAAVLLFAVPHGALSQPWPVFGGQVASAVIGVAAAQWIADPGLAAGLAVGGAIAAMQALRCIHPPGGATALIAVIGGPAVHELNYGYVLLPVLANTAIIFLVAVAANYPFPWRRYPIGLAHWDEPPAPPLTSQHLQAAVRDLNVVVDITPAELDAIARSAIAHATQDNSPLQVPIGERYVHAEKGESVTIHKRIDETEESQGRGRITLNVVGKQNAGDSRD from the coding sequence ATGAACGAGCGCCTCGGGAAACTGATCGGTCCGGGCACCACGGCGGTCGGCTTGGCAGAAATCGTCATCGCCGGCATTGCTGCCCTGATCGGCATCGCGGCAGTCCATACGCTGACAAGCTGGATTGCGGGCCCTCAGGCCGCGATCTTCATGGTGGGCTCGATGGGCGCGGCGGCAGTGCTGCTATTCGCGGTGCCGCACGGGGCGCTTTCCCAGCCCTGGCCGGTGTTCGGTGGGCAAGTGGCGTCCGCGGTGATCGGGGTTGCCGCGGCGCAGTGGATCGCCGACCCGGGACTGGCAGCCGGCCTGGCCGTTGGCGGAGCTATCGCGGCCATGCAGGCACTGCGCTGTATCCACCCGCCCGGCGGGGCGACGGCACTGATCGCGGTAATCGGCGGGCCGGCGGTCCACGAGCTAAATTACGGCTACGTGCTGCTGCCGGTGCTGGCCAATACCGCGATCATCTTTCTCGTGGCCGTCGCCGCGAACTACCCGTTCCCATGGCGCCGTTATCCGATCGGTCTGGCGCACTGGGACGAGCCGCCCGCGCCACCGCTGACATCGCAACATCTGCAGGCCGCCGTGCGCGATCTGAACGTGGTGGTCGACATAACACCCGCGGAACTCGACGCGATCGCGAGGAGCGCCATCGCTCATGCCACCCAGGACAACTCGCCCCTACAGGTCCCGATCGGCGAGCGCTACGTACACGCCGAGAAGGGCGAGTCGGTCACCATTCACAAGCGGATTGACGAGACGGAGGAGTCTCAAGGGCGCGGTCGCATTACTCTCAACGTGGTTGGCAAGCAAAACGCAGGCGACTCCCGGGACTAG
- the rnt gene encoding ribonuclease T, translating to MSEAVADQSDWTVARRFRGFVPVVVDVETGGLDPQGHALLELAAVLLDVDEHGRLYPTEEIAVSVHPSSLTEVDPVSIKIHGIDPDDPEREALEERAALEDFFRPIRRQVKSLNARRAILVGHNAPFDLAVVKAACERTGYKRNPFHPFSTLDTVTAAAVAVGETVLARACTAAGFDWDNSRAHGALYDAQMTAKLFCHITNQLSTENGRAALRVREPLK from the coding sequence ATGAGCGAGGCTGTCGCCGACCAATCCGACTGGACCGTCGCGCGCCGCTTCCGCGGTTTTGTGCCGGTGGTGGTGGACGTCGAAACCGGCGGACTCGACCCGCAGGGGCATGCGCTGCTGGAACTCGCCGCGGTCCTGCTCGACGTCGACGAGCACGGCCGGCTGTACCCGACCGAGGAGATCGCGGTCTCGGTGCATCCCAGTAGCCTCACTGAGGTCGACCCGGTCTCGATCAAGATTCACGGTATCGACCCGGACGACCCCGAGCGCGAGGCGCTCGAGGAGCGGGCGGCCCTGGAAGACTTCTTCCGTCCGATCCGCCGCCAGGTAAAGTCGCTCAACGCGCGCCGCGCGATCCTGGTAGGGCACAACGCCCCGTTCGACCTGGCGGTGGTCAAGGCCGCCTGCGAGCGTACCGGCTACAAGCGCAATCCCTTCCACCCGTTTTCCACGCTCGATACGGTCACCGCTGCCGCCGTGGCGGTGGGCGAGACCGTCCTGGCGCGCGCCTGCACTGCGGCCGGCTTCGATTGGGACAACAGCCGCGCCCACGGCGCGCTCTATGACGCGCAGATGACGGCCAAGCTGTTCTGCCACATCACCAACCAGCTCTCGACCGAGAACGGCCGGGCGGCCCTGCGGGTGCGCGAGCCGCTGAAGTAA
- the folD gene encoding bifunctional methylenetetrahydrofolate dehydrogenase/methenyltetrahydrofolate cyclohydrolase FolD has product MTARLLDGKAVGANVRAGLAETIAAYTENGHRPPGLAVVQVGGDPASSVYVANKRKACAKLGIESFSHDLDAGISQAELDALVDELNADERVDGILVQLPLPEHLSAESIINRIDPDKDVDGFHPTNIGRLAIRQPGLRPCTPYGVMRLLEETGRDLRGVEAVIVGASNIVGRPMALELLLAGATVTVCHRFTEDLAAHVQRADLVVVAAGKPGLVKGEWIKDGAIVIDVGIHRREDGTLHGDLDFEAASERAGYITPVPGGVGPMTIAMLMHNTVVSWRGRLGLD; this is encoded by the coding sequence ATGACTGCAAGACTTCTCGATGGCAAAGCCGTCGGCGCCAATGTGCGCGCCGGGCTTGCCGAGACCATCGCCGCCTATACCGAGAACGGCCATCGTCCGCCCGGCCTGGCGGTGGTGCAGGTGGGAGGCGACCCCGCCTCGTCGGTGTACGTGGCCAACAAGCGCAAGGCCTGCGCCAAGCTCGGTATCGAATCGTTCTCGCACGATCTCGATGCCGGCATCAGTCAGGCCGAGCTCGATGCGCTGGTCGACGAACTCAATGCCGACGAGCGCGTCGACGGCATCCTGGTCCAGCTGCCGCTGCCCGAGCACCTGAGCGCCGAGTCGATCATCAACCGCATCGATCCGGACAAGGACGTCGATGGCTTTCACCCGACCAACATCGGCCGGCTGGCCATCCGTCAGCCGGGGCTGCGCCCCTGTACGCCCTACGGCGTGATGCGGCTGCTCGAGGAGACCGGTCGCGATCTGCGTGGCGTCGAGGCGGTCATCGTCGGGGCGTCGAACATCGTCGGTCGGCCGATGGCCCTCGAGCTGCTGCTCGCCGGGGCCACCGTCACCGTTTGCCATCGCTTCACCGAGGATCTGGCCGCGCACGTCCAGCGTGCCGATTTGGTCGTGGTCGCCGCCGGTAAGCCGGGGCTGGTCAAGGGCGAGTGGATCAAGGACGGGGCGATCGTGATCGATGTTGGTATCCACCGCCGCGAGGATGGCACGCTGCACGGCGACCTCGACTTCGAGGCCGCCTCCGAGCGAGCCGGTTACATCACGCCGGTGCCCGGTGGGGTGGGGCCGATGACCATCGCCATGCTGATGCACAACACGGTGGTCTCCTGGCGGGGCCGGCTGGGCCTTGACTGA
- a CDS encoding putative bifunctional diguanylate cyclase/phosphodiesterase has translation MIHGYRNIIRMRTIKSFILAMSLLVSLLFFGGAYLIVSSIFNQSVQQSALKDSDLLARSTFASMYQLMSTGWTREQLEQFVQANREALAGSGYELDIFRAPAVERQYGEIDQAPIDDTVAAVFDSGETREQVVSEHAIRYIFPLKAEEKCLSCHATAERGDVLGVIDVEQDFSGAVAEARENFFFWLILLAPLPVIGAGLITLLVNSRITRSVELLEENAEKVNRVADLRKLSLGDTDLGFDELNRVFRSFEELVGKFRSVAVDRDLLEFEIKLLEKFIITSEVVRDWHDYVCRLMTDINEVIDTYTLFSIFKVDDELFDLDVFWRSPPAQSSKELLEASVREHMSAHPSFGDSALVHINHHVANPDGPEIELDPEDVRVQVKSLLVDSPKIGGIVGIGVQAETVNDETRLLVIESVLSTLLNVVGSVKAIFKYTRDLEYYATRDPLTDLYNQRVFWELIGYEIDRAQRHDQRFALLLIDLDNFKLVNDGYGHAFGDSFLKAFASAIGKGLKRGDIFARYGGDEFVVVLPETDLEQACVVANRVLAETDRIALSAPDGEQVSASASIGVAVFPDHAVEPKDLFLFADNMMYKAKAEGKARVAVPSEEDVMDVFRSISEKGLTIQRAVEERRIVPYFQPILATADDRIEAVEVLSRIDLGDTVMGAGEFIEIAEKMGVIDRIDYIVIEKALAEIDRSGFDGMVFINLSPRALVLSEFLPTVRGIVERAGVAKERIVFELTERDTVKNIQLLEKFVQELRMEGFKFAVDDFGSGFSSFHYLKHFPIDFLKIEGDFILSLLDDPRDRAFVRLIAELARELSILTVAEFVESDEVLEQVHRLGIDYAQGFLIGRPDPSPMRYLVATVD, from the coding sequence TTGATCCACGGCTACCGCAACATCATCCGCATGCGCACCATCAAGTCGTTCATCCTCGCGATGTCCCTGCTTGTCTCCCTGCTGTTCTTCGGCGGGGCCTACCTGATCGTTTCCAGCATCTTCAATCAGTCCGTGCAGCAAAGCGCGCTCAAGGATTCCGATCTGCTGGCGCGCTCGACCTTCGCCTCGATGTACCAGCTGATGAGCACCGGCTGGACCCGTGAGCAGCTCGAACAGTTCGTGCAGGCGAATCGCGAGGCGCTCGCCGGCAGTGGCTACGAGCTGGACATTTTTCGCGCGCCTGCAGTTGAACGCCAGTATGGCGAGATCGACCAGGCGCCGATCGACGACACGGTGGCGGCGGTGTTCGATTCCGGCGAGACCCGCGAGCAGGTCGTATCCGAGCACGCCATCCGCTACATCTTCCCGCTCAAGGCCGAGGAGAAATGTCTGTCCTGCCACGCGACCGCCGAGCGAGGCGACGTGCTCGGCGTGATCGACGTTGAGCAGGATTTCTCCGGTGCGGTCGCCGAGGCGCGCGAGAATTTCTTCTTCTGGCTGATCCTGCTTGCGCCGCTGCCGGTCATCGGCGCCGGGTTGATCACGCTACTGGTCAACAGTCGCATCACGCGTTCGGTGGAGCTGCTCGAGGAGAACGCCGAGAAGGTCAATCGGGTCGCCGATCTGCGCAAGCTGTCGTTAGGCGATACCGATCTCGGCTTCGACGAGCTCAATCGCGTGTTCCGCAGTTTCGAGGAGCTGGTGGGCAAGTTCCGATCGGTGGCGGTCGACCGGGATCTGCTCGAATTCGAGATCAAGCTTCTCGAGAAGTTCATTATCACCTCGGAGGTGGTGCGCGACTGGCACGACTATGTCTGCCGGCTGATGACCGACATAAACGAGGTGATCGACACCTACACGCTGTTCTCGATCTTCAAGGTCGACGACGAACTGTTCGACCTGGACGTGTTCTGGCGCTCACCGCCCGCCCAGTCCAGCAAGGAACTGCTGGAGGCATCGGTCCGCGAGCACATGAGTGCCCACCCCAGTTTCGGCGATTCCGCCCTGGTGCACATCAATCACCACGTCGCCAATCCGGACGGGCCCGAGATCGAACTCGACCCGGAGGACGTGCGGGTGCAGGTCAAGTCGCTGCTGGTCGACTCGCCCAAGATCGGCGGGATCGTCGGTATCGGGGTGCAGGCCGAGACGGTCAACGACGAGACCCGCCTGCTGGTGATCGAGAGCGTGCTTTCGACGCTGCTTAACGTGGTCGGTTCGGTCAAGGCGATCTTCAAATACACCCGTGATCTCGAGTACTACGCCACCCGCGATCCGCTGACCGATCTCTACAACCAGCGGGTTTTCTGGGAGCTGATCGGCTACGAGATCGACCGGGCCCAGCGCCACGACCAGCGGTTCGCGCTGCTGCTGATCGACTTGGACAATTTCAAGCTAGTCAACGACGGCTACGGCCACGCCTTCGGCGACTCCTTCCTCAAGGCCTTCGCCAGTGCAATCGGCAAGGGCCTCAAACGCGGCGACATCTTCGCCCGGTACGGCGGCGACGAGTTCGTGGTGGTGCTGCCCGAGACGGACCTGGAGCAGGCCTGCGTGGTCGCCAACCGGGTGCTGGCCGAGACCGACCGCATCGCGCTCTCCGCGCCGGACGGCGAGCAGGTTTCCGCTTCTGCCTCCATCGGGGTGGCCGTGTTCCCCGACCACGCGGTCGAACCCAAGGACCTGTTCCTGTTCGCCGACAACATGATGTACAAGGCCAAGGCGGAGGGTAAGGCGCGCGTGGCCGTTCCGAGCGAGGAAGACGTCATGGACGTGTTCCGCTCGATCAGCGAGAAGGGGCTGACCATTCAGCGCGCGGTCGAGGAGCGCCGCATCGTGCCGTACTTCCAGCCGATCCTGGCCACCGCGGACGATCGCATCGAGGCGGTCGAGGTCCTGTCGCGTATTGACCTGGGCGATACCGTCATGGGCGCGGGCGAGTTCATCGAGATCGCCGAGAAGATGGGCGTGATCGACCGGATCGACTACATCGTGATCGAGAAAGCGCTGGCCGAGATCGATCGCAGCGGCTTCGACGGGATGGTGTTCATCAACCTCTCGCCACGAGCCCTGGTGCTGTCCGAATTCCTGCCCACGGTGCGCGGCATCGTCGAGCGGGCCGGCGTGGCCAAGGAACGGATCGTGTTCGAGCTGACCGAGCGCGACACGGTCAAGAACATCCAGCTGCTGGAAAAGTTCGTCCAGGAGCTGCGCATGGAAGGCTTCAAGTTCGCTGTCGACGACTTCGGTTCGGGCTTCTCCTCGTTCCACTACCTCAAGCACTTCCCGATCGACTTCCTCAAGATCGAGGGCGACTTCATTCTCAGCCTGCTCGATGATCCGCGTGACCGGGCCTTTGTCCGACTGATCGCCGAACTGGCCCGCGAACTGTCGATTCTCACCGTGGCCGAATTTGTCGAGAGCGACGAGGTTCTCGAGCAGGTCCATCGGCTCGGCATCGACTACGCGCAGGGCTTCCTGATCGGCCGGCCGGATCCGTCGCCCATGCGCTACCTGGTGGCGACGGTCGACTAG